The following coding sequences lie in one candidate division TA06 bacterium genomic window:
- a CDS encoding type II toxin-antitoxin system HicB family antitoxin — protein MKLKIIITFEDGWYISSCPSLPGCHSQGRTTKEAFANIKDAIKGYIASYAKHNEPLPVQPFIEKQIEVKYDRIPAGIR, from the coding sequence ATGAAATTAAAAATCATCATCACTTTTGAAGACGGCTGGTATATTTCCAGTTGTCCCAGTCTTCCCGGCTGCCATTCACAAGGGCGGACGACAAAAGAAGCCTTTGCAAACATTAAAGACGCCATAAAGGGATACATTGCAAGTTATGCCAAGCACAACGAGCCTTTGCCGGTGCAGCCTTTTATCGAAAAGCAAATAGAGGTAAAATATGACCGTATTCCCGCTGGTATCCGGTAA
- a CDS encoding type II toxin-antitoxin system HicA family toxin translates to MTVFPLVSGKKLVKALRRIGYIVDHQTGSHIILRHIDPPHRRLTIPNRSEIAKGTLRSILRDAGLSVEEIKEIL, encoded by the coding sequence ATGACCGTATTCCCGCTGGTATCCGGTAAAAAGCTGGTCAAAGCTTTGCGGCGAATAGGTTATATTGTGGATCATCAAACCGGAAGCCACATTATACTCAGGCATATTGACCCGCCGCATAGACGTTTGACTATTCCAAACCGTAGTGAAATAGCCAAAGGCACATTGCGCAGTATTCTCCGTGATGCGGGATTGAGCGTCGAGGAAATAAAAGAAATTTTATAA
- a CDS encoding carbonic anhydrase, whose protein sequence is MSQLIPIQSTDNILPEYRQTPIGLLLEYHNLNRPLDIYDQAQLLIGMCMDNRKHLHIPDNFAFIIRAGGANLRYSEFKVSYAIAVGQIKHIALIGHNHCGMVNLISRKDEFIKGLVDIAGWKKEEAEEHFRHFAPLFEIGDETAFILSETKRLRLRYPKIQIVPMIYLVDDNKLYFIKEN, encoded by the coding sequence ATGAGCCAACTTATACCAATACAATCAACGGACAACATACTTCCAGAATACCGACAGACGCCAATCGGACTACTTTTGGAATACCACAATCTTAATCGACCGCTTGATATTTACGACCAGGCACAACTTTTAATCGGAATGTGTATGGACAACAGAAAACATTTACACATCCCCGACAACTTTGCTTTTATCATTCGGGCGGGTGGAGCAAACTTGCGATACAGTGAATTTAAAGTTTCATACGCTATTGCTGTTGGACAAATCAAACACATTGCGCTAATTGGACACAACCACTGTGGAATGGTCAATTTAATTTCACGCAAAGACGAATTTATAAAAGGACTTGTGGATATAGCGGGCTGGAAAAAAGAAGAAGCCGAAGAACATTTTAGGCACTTTGCGCCACTGTTTGAAATCGGCGACGAGACCGCCTTTATATTAAGCGAGACAAAGCGACTACGGCTGCGATATCCTAAAATTCAAATTGTTCCGATGATTTATTTGGTTGATGACAACAAACTTTACTTCATAAAAGAAAATTGA